Proteins encoded within one genomic window of Leptolyngbya sp. SIO1E4:
- a CDS encoding efflux RND transporter permease subunit, translating into MVRPFYTNVRLLILTIILILGWGLSSYQSLPRQEDPELVSRIAVITTAFPGASAERVEALVTTVLEEELSEIEEIDVIESDSRVGFSTVSVELVDSIENAQPIWSKVRDEMDDAAAQFPPDAAAPELDEAIIKAYTIIASLTWDLPDAPNYAVLRRYAEELAVLMRGIEGTEEVEFFGSPDEEILVEINAPELVSVGLSPQQLADQVSLSDAKVSAGQLRSPEQTVAIEVESELETLEQIRQLPIQASDGQFTRLSDIAMVSRGVRYPLSDQAIVSGKPAVVVGVMMQSGLRIDQWAVGVREEIDAFRDRLPAGIRLDLIFDQSGYVANRISTLIANLVFGAVLVVGVTLVGMGWRSALVVGTALPLTIFAVFGWMTVFGIPIHQMSVTGLIIALGLLIDNAVVVVDEIQVELQQGEAPLRAVSHTVQYLQVPLFASTLTTVMTFLPIYLLPGGSGEFVGSIALSVILSLVSSLAISLTVIAALAGRMLGNSRHQYERFSHREQHGLRGQVVMFLMKPGAWWNDGFTSPRLGQIYRWSIGRATARPLLAVAITLAIPLIGFMAAGTLETQFFPLLDRDQFHIEMEFSSQTSIGQTRERMIQARETILAHETVQDVHWFIGESAPRFFYNLTGNRENQAHYAQAMVQLKSDEGVDALVQDLQNELDAQFPSARVLVQKFQQGPPFDAPVEMRIYGPNLDELRRLGMEVRAILTTLPDVVHVRDDLTEGRPKLGLYVDNEQVQQAGLTNTAIAQQLAAYSEGVTGGAILEATENLPVRVRLTDTNRASLDELASLDLQPAQAQDRNFRPTSALGEFELMPELASIARRDEQRVNTVQVFITSGVLPNTVLTALQDQLAAENFQLPPGYRYEFGGEYAERNTAVGNLMLYVPLLVLVMITALVLSLRSFRQAGIIAAVAVGSIGMALFSLKVFGSLLGFMAIVGTMGLVGIAINGAIIVLSALNDDIQAHQGKAKAVQEVVVKATRHVLTTTITTMVGFAPLLMDGDPFWRPLAIAIAGGIGGSPILALYFTPAAYLLLRRNQSTPKNQPPEETFKQLSLEHSTV; encoded by the coding sequence ATGGTTCGCCCTTTTTATACAAACGTTCGTTTACTCATCTTGACCATCATCCTGATTCTAGGCTGGGGACTGTCTTCGTATCAGTCGCTTCCCCGTCAGGAAGACCCAGAACTGGTTTCGCGCATAGCCGTGATTACCACCGCGTTTCCCGGGGCCAGTGCAGAGCGGGTGGAAGCGCTGGTCACCACCGTGCTGGAAGAAGAATTATCCGAAATTGAGGAAATTGATGTCATCGAATCCGACTCGCGGGTAGGATTCTCCACGGTTTCGGTAGAGCTGGTGGATTCTATCGAGAATGCTCAGCCCATCTGGTCTAAGGTGCGGGATGAGATGGACGATGCTGCGGCCCAGTTTCCGCCCGATGCGGCCGCCCCGGAGTTAGACGAAGCCATCATCAAGGCCTACACCATCATTGCGTCCCTTACCTGGGACCTGCCGGATGCGCCCAACTATGCCGTGCTGCGCCGCTACGCAGAAGAACTGGCCGTGCTGATGCGGGGCATCGAAGGGACAGAGGAAGTCGAATTTTTCGGCAGCCCCGACGAAGAAATTCTGGTGGAAATTAACGCGCCAGAGCTAGTCAGTGTAGGGCTGTCGCCTCAGCAGCTTGCGGACCAGGTGAGCCTCAGCGATGCCAAAGTCAGTGCGGGGCAACTCCGCAGCCCTGAGCAGACGGTGGCGATTGAGGTTGAGAGTGAGCTAGAAACCCTCGAACAGATTCGGCAACTGCCGATCCAGGCCAGTGATGGTCAGTTTACTCGACTTAGCGATATTGCCATGGTCAGTCGTGGGGTGCGCTATCCCCTCAGCGACCAAGCCATCGTGAGTGGCAAACCGGCGGTTGTCGTCGGCGTGATGATGCAGTCAGGCTTACGCATCGACCAGTGGGCTGTGGGCGTGCGAGAAGAGATCGACGCCTTTCGCGATCGCCTCCCCGCCGGTATCCGCCTCGATCTGATCTTTGACCAGAGCGGCTACGTGGCAAACCGGATCAGCACGCTAATCGCGAACTTAGTGTTCGGAGCTGTATTGGTGGTGGGCGTCACGCTGGTCGGCATGGGCTGGCGATCAGCCTTGGTCGTGGGTACAGCCCTGCCCCTCACCATCTTTGCGGTGTTTGGTTGGATGACTGTCTTCGGCATCCCAATTCACCAGATGTCGGTTACCGGACTGATTATTGCCCTGGGGTTACTGATCGACAACGCCGTGGTCGTGGTCGATGAAATTCAGGTGGAGCTGCAGCAGGGGGAAGCGCCGCTACGGGCTGTCAGCCATACGGTGCAGTATCTTCAGGTGCCGCTATTCGCCTCTACATTAACCACGGTGATGACCTTCTTACCCATTTACCTCTTGCCAGGCGGATCGGGCGAGTTTGTCGGTTCCATTGCCCTGAGCGTGATTTTGTCCTTGGTTTCATCCCTGGCCATATCGCTGACGGTGATTGCCGCGCTAGCAGGGCGCATGCTAGGAAACAGCCGCCACCAATATGAGCGATTCAGCCACCGTGAGCAGCACGGCCTTCGCGGCCAAGTGGTGATGTTTCTGATGAAACCTGGGGCCTGGTGGAACGATGGATTTACCTCCCCCCGTCTAGGTCAGATATATCGCTGGTCCATTGGTCGGGCCACTGCCCGACCGCTACTGGCAGTGGCTATCACCCTGGCAATTCCTCTGATTGGATTTATGGCGGCGGGCACCTTAGAAACTCAGTTCTTTCCCCTGCTGGATCGGGATCAGTTTCACATTGAGATGGAGTTTTCTTCTCAAACGTCGATTGGGCAAACCCGTGAACGCATGATCCAAGCCCGCGAGACGATTCTGGCGCATGAAACTGTCCAGGACGTTCACTGGTTTATCGGCGAAAGTGCGCCCCGGTTTTTCTACAACCTCACTGGCAATCGCGAAAATCAGGCCCATTATGCTCAGGCCATGGTGCAGCTCAAGTCTGATGAAGGGGTTGACGCGTTGGTGCAAGACCTGCAGAACGAACTGGATGCCCAGTTTCCGTCAGCCCGAGTGCTGGTGCAAAAATTCCAGCAGGGCCCCCCCTTTGATGCGCCTGTAGAGATGCGTATTTACGGCCCTAACTTAGATGAACTGCGCCGTCTGGGCATGGAGGTGCGGGCCATATTGACCACCCTCCCTGACGTGGTCCATGTCCGCGACGACCTCACAGAGGGGCGACCCAAGTTGGGCCTGTATGTGGATAACGAACAAGTGCAGCAGGCGGGGCTGACCAATACCGCGATCGCTCAACAGCTGGCCGCCTATTCTGAAGGCGTGACGGGTGGAGCCATTTTAGAGGCGACCGAAAACCTGCCTGTACGCGTTCGGCTGACCGATACCAATCGCGCCAGTCTAGACGAGTTGGCGTCTCTGGACTTACAACCCGCACAGGCCCAAGACCGCAACTTCCGACCCACCTCGGCGCTTGGTGAGTTTGAATTGATGCCTGAGTTGGCCAGCATTGCCCGTCGGGATGAGCAGCGGGTCAACACCGTGCAAGTCTTTATCACCAGCGGTGTCTTGCCCAATACCGTCCTGACGGCCCTACAAGACCAGCTAGCCGCAGAAAACTTCCAGCTCCCTCCCGGATATCGATACGAGTTTGGGGGGGAATATGCAGAGCGCAACACGGCTGTCGGGAACCTCATGCTGTATGTACCGCTGCTGGTGCTGGTGATGATTACAGCGTTGGTGCTATCGCTGCGCTCCTTTCGGCAGGCGGGTATTATCGCGGCGGTCGCCGTGGGTTCGATTGGTATGGCCCTCTTTTCTCTGAAAGTGTTTGGGTCGCTGCTGGGTTTTATGGCCATCGTCGGCACGATGGGGCTGGTGGGCATTGCCATCAACGGGGCCATTATCGTGCTCTCGGCCTTGAATGACGACATCCAGGCTCACCAGGGAAAGGCCAAAGCTGTCCAGGAGGTTGTGGTTAAAGCCACTCGTCACGTCTTAACCACGACGATCACGACCATGGTTGGGTTTGCCCCCCTGCTGATGGATGGCGATCCCTTCTGGCGACCGCTGGCGATCGCGATCGCCGGGGGCATCGGCGGCTCACCCATCTTGGCGCTTTACTTTACGCCAGCGGCCTATCTCTTACTAAGGCGAAACCAATCAACGCCTAAAAATCAGCCCCCTGAAGAGACGTTTAAACAGCTTTCTCTCGAACATTCCACTGTATGA
- a CDS encoding HAD-IC family P-type ATPase, whose protein sequence is MLRRDRPWHHLPIGHVLSQLETSAQNGLNSYAVIQRQSQFGDNSLTKTKRKRLLKIWIEQFQSPLIYILVIAAIITFLLREWVDVIVISVVVILNGLIGFAQEAKATRTMEALSRSMQSQAKVIRRGERQQIAATKLVPGDIVVLQSGDKVPADLRLLTSHSLQMNESAFTGESLPVEKRPAECLPEETALSDRVNMAYSSTFVTFGTGLGVVVATGDSTEIGKIGQLMASVEAQETNLTRQIRQLSQFLLKVILLLAAINFGVGLLHGADFKHMFEATISLMVGMIPEGLPAIVTIALAIGVSRMASRHAIIRKLPAVETLGSVTVICSDKTGTLTQNEMTVQDILAGGERFRVSGGGYTPSGKFHRGDSPIRPREYLALVECLKAGALCNDSQLVQENHVWHAEGDPTEVALLTSAAKADLETRTLSTTMPRIGTIPFESQYQYMATLHCLDDQNTTVMYLKGSVEQLLPRCRDAYANDGKLMPLEATAIEQTAHDMATRGLRVLAMARRGLSAKTVTIDHHDVASGLTFLGLQAMIDPPRPESVEAIQTCKTAGIDVKMITGDHMGTAVAISQQIGLVSQQPESCQPLALSSRDLENLSQEELVSAVERVSVFARVTPQQKLRLVEALQYRGHIAAMTGDGSNDAPALQQADIGIAMGTGTEVAKEAADMVLTDDNFATIEAAVEEGRGVFDNITKAIIWTLPTNLGEGLIILVAIFLGLAPPITPLQILWINTVTAVLLGSTLIFEAKEPGVMHRAPRPPRTPLLRRLAIRRIFVAGVLLAFMAFMAYNTALQQGHSPAFAQTAATNALVAGEIAILLGCRSLKYSMLELGLFTNLWIWGGIALTVGLQMLLTYTPFMNVIFETEPIAIATWGSILVGMVILYSLVEFDKGLQRQHL, encoded by the coding sequence ATTCTCAGGCGCGATCGTCCGTGGCATCATTTGCCTATCGGTCATGTTCTTTCGCAGCTTGAAACTAGTGCCCAAAATGGGTTGAACTCGTATGCCGTGATTCAGCGGCAGTCGCAATTCGGTGACAATTCCCTGACTAAAACTAAGCGCAAGCGCTTGCTCAAAATTTGGATTGAGCAGTTTCAAAGTCCGCTCATTTACATTTTGGTCATCGCCGCAATCATCACTTTTCTATTGCGGGAATGGGTAGATGTCATTGTCATTTCGGTGGTCGTAATTTTGAATGGCTTAATTGGTTTTGCACAAGAGGCAAAAGCAACGCGGACAATGGAGGCGTTGAGCCGTTCTATGCAGAGTCAGGCTAAGGTCATTCGTCGGGGGGAAAGACAGCAGATTGCAGCGACCAAACTGGTTCCCGGTGACATTGTGGTGTTGCAGTCAGGCGATAAAGTGCCTGCCGATTTGCGCCTGCTGACGAGTCACTCCCTTCAGATGAATGAGTCGGCCTTCACGGGAGAGTCTTTGCCCGTCGAAAAACGTCCAGCTGAGTGCCTGCCGGAAGAAACCGCCCTGAGCGATCGCGTCAACATGGCCTATTCTTCAACGTTTGTCACCTTTGGTACCGGGTTGGGGGTCGTTGTTGCCACTGGCGACTCCACCGAAATTGGAAAGATTGGGCAGCTTATGGCCTCGGTCGAAGCTCAGGAGACCAACCTAACCCGCCAGATTAGACAGCTCAGTCAGTTTTTGCTCAAGGTGATTTTGCTGCTAGCGGCCATCAACTTTGGGGTGGGGCTGCTACACGGCGCTGACTTCAAGCACATGTTTGAAGCCACCATTTCGCTGATGGTGGGCATGATTCCTGAGGGCTTGCCCGCGATTGTGACCATCGCACTGGCCATCGGCGTCTCACGCATGGCGAGCCGACACGCCATCATTCGTAAGCTACCCGCCGTTGAAACCTTAGGGAGCGTCACCGTCATCTGCTCCGACAAAACGGGCACCCTCACGCAAAACGAAATGACCGTTCAAGACATTCTAGCGGGCGGCGAGCGGTTTCGGGTTTCGGGTGGAGGCTACACGCCATCAGGCAAGTTTCACCGAGGCGATTCCCCCATTCGTCCGAGGGAATATCTTGCCCTAGTGGAATGCCTCAAAGCAGGTGCACTTTGCAACGATTCTCAGCTGGTGCAAGAAAACCATGTATGGCACGCGGAAGGAGACCCAACCGAGGTAGCGTTGTTGACCAGTGCTGCCAAAGCCGACTTAGAAACGCGGACGTTGTCTACGACTATGCCTCGTATCGGCACAATTCCATTTGAGTCGCAGTACCAGTACATGGCAACGCTGCACTGCCTTGATGATCAAAACACTACGGTAATGTATCTCAAAGGTTCAGTGGAACAGTTGCTGCCGCGCTGTCGTGATGCCTACGCCAATGACGGCAAATTGATGCCACTAGAGGCCACCGCCATCGAGCAAACTGCTCACGACATGGCCACACGAGGACTGCGAGTCTTGGCAATGGCTCGGCGAGGTCTCTCTGCCAAGACAGTCACGATTGATCATCACGATGTTGCAAGCGGGCTCACCTTTTTGGGCTTGCAGGCCATGATCGATCCACCGCGTCCTGAATCGGTTGAGGCTATACAGACTTGCAAGACAGCCGGTATCGACGTGAAGATGATCACAGGTGACCACATGGGCACCGCAGTTGCGATCAGCCAGCAAATTGGGTTAGTTTCCCAACAGCCTGAGTCTTGCCAGCCCCTTGCCCTTAGCAGCCGAGACCTCGAAAACCTGTCTCAAGAAGAACTGGTTTCGGCGGTCGAGCGGGTGTCTGTCTTTGCTCGTGTGACACCCCAACAAAAGCTGCGGCTAGTTGAGGCACTCCAATATCGCGGACATATCGCCGCCATGACGGGGGACGGCAGCAATGATGCCCCAGCCCTACAGCAGGCAGATATTGGCATTGCGATGGGCACCGGAACTGAGGTTGCCAAAGAAGCCGCCGATATGGTGCTGACTGACGATAACTTTGCCACTATTGAAGCCGCTGTTGAAGAGGGACGTGGCGTCTTCGACAATATTACCAAAGCCATTATCTGGACACTTCCGACCAATTTAGGCGAAGGGCTCATCATCCTGGTCGCGATATTTCTGGGTTTAGCACCGCCGATCACGCCGTTGCAAATTCTTTGGATCAACACAGTGACTGCAGTGCTGCTAGGGTCTACCTTGATCTTTGAGGCCAAAGAACCGGGAGTGATGCACCGAGCCCCCCGCCCTCCCCGCACTCCGCTCCTCAGACGTCTAGCCATTCGCCGCATTTTTGTCGCAGGAGTCTTGCTGGCCTTTATGGCCTTTATGGCCTATAACACGGCTCTCCAACAGGGGCATTCTCCCGCTTTTGCCCAAACGGCTGCCACCAATGCTTTGGTAGCGGGTGAAATTGCGATTCTGCTGGGATGCCGCTCCCTCAAATATTCCATGCTCGAGCTGGGTCTTTTCACCAATCTTTGGATTTGGGGAGGGATTGCCTTGACCGTTGGGTTACAGATGCTGCTGACCTATACCCCCTTCATGAATGTCATCTTCGAGACTGAACCGATTGCGATTGCCACGTGGGGAAGCATTCTAGTGGGCATGGTTATTCTCTACAGCCTGGTTGAGTTTGATAAGGGGCTTCAGCGGCAGCATTTGTAG
- a CDS encoding cation:proton antiporter codes for MPQLPLAEVGVIGESVVFSALLISATIIFLTSTVWEEACAWLKLPPVLGQLMGGLLLGVSALKILVFAEGEFAINPGVIELIRQTTATDVTSATIAYTHQLIAISEGAANLGVIALLFFIGLESDFDQLLRVGPQAAMVAGAGVILPFLLGTLGLMTLFEVAPLPAIFSGAALTATSIGITAKVLQELGHLKSKEGQIIIGAAVLDDLLGILILALVVSLVKDGTVDLAGLAYLLLTTVVFVGSVAWLRTPIGQAFEAITGRLRSENSLLIGAIIFALLVAAIANAIHLEAILGAFAAGVVLSGITQREALLEQFQPMVGVLAPVFFIVVGAKTDLSVLSPNNPESLAGLAIAAFLILVAILGKIAAGYLIPHAASVNRLAIGMGMVPRGEVGLVFVGIGASLNILSSALTAAIVLMVIATTFIAPLLLRWTLGSKVVAPSHLIAKSTTDA; via the coding sequence ATGCCTCAACTTCCCTTAGCAGAGGTCGGTGTAATCGGTGAATCCGTCGTTTTTAGTGCCCTCTTAATTTCAGCAACCATCATCTTTCTCACCAGTACCGTCTGGGAGGAGGCGTGTGCCTGGTTGAAGTTACCGCCAGTGCTCGGTCAGTTGATGGGGGGGCTACTCTTGGGCGTATCGGCCCTGAAGATTCTAGTCTTTGCCGAAGGCGAGTTTGCCATCAACCCTGGCGTGATTGAGCTAATTCGCCAAACAACAGCGACCGATGTAACAAGCGCAACGATCGCCTACACCCATCAACTCATCGCCATCTCAGAAGGGGCAGCCAACCTGGGGGTGATTGCACTGCTATTTTTCATTGGCCTCGAGTCCGACTTTGACCAACTGCTGCGAGTTGGCCCCCAAGCTGCGATGGTGGCAGGTGCGGGCGTGATTTTACCCTTTTTGCTGGGGACGCTGGGGCTGATGACGCTGTTTGAGGTTGCGCCTTTACCGGCTATCTTTAGCGGCGCTGCCCTAACCGCCACCAGCATCGGTATCACGGCTAAAGTCCTTCAAGAGTTAGGACACCTCAAGTCCAAAGAAGGGCAAATCATCATTGGGGCAGCTGTGCTGGATGACCTGCTCGGCATCCTGATTTTGGCGTTAGTCGTCAGCTTGGTTAAAGATGGCACCGTTGATCTGGCGGGTTTAGCGTATTTGCTGCTGACGACGGTGGTGTTTGTGGGCAGTGTCGCTTGGCTGAGGACCCCTATTGGTCAAGCGTTTGAAGCCATTACTGGCCGGCTGCGATCCGAAAATAGCCTCTTGATTGGGGCCATCATCTTTGCCTTGCTCGTGGCGGCGATCGCCAACGCCATTCATCTAGAGGCCATTCTGGGGGCATTCGCGGCGGGCGTGGTTCTCAGCGGTATTACTCAAAGGGAAGCACTGCTCGAACAGTTTCAGCCTATGGTGGGCGTCCTGGCACCGGTTTTCTTCATTGTGGTGGGGGCTAAAACGGATTTGAGCGTGCTCAGTCCAAACAACCCCGAGAGCCTGGCAGGGCTTGCGATCGCCGCCTTTCTTATCCTTGTCGCCATCCTGGGCAAAATCGCTGCCGGATACCTAATTCCCCACGCCGCATCTGTGAATCGTTTGGCCATCGGAATGGGCATGGTACCCCGAGGGGAAGTGGGGCTCGTCTTTGTGGGGATTGGTGCCTCCTTGAATATCCTCTCCAGTGCCCTAACAGCAGCCATCGTCTTGATGGTGATTGCCACGACCTTCATCGCCCCCTTACTGCTGCGCTGGACATTGGGCAGCAAAGTCGTCGCGCCTTCCCATCTGATAGCCAAGTCAACAACCGACGCATAA
- a CDS encoding DoxX family protein: MKRATVNRFHNKTRLPRWQRVTVWPLQIAAAASFFIAGSAKLVGTEDMVRLFEGIDWGQLTLFNDLSWSQWFRHLTGSLQILSAMLLLFPDRAFWGGLLQVPLMVGAIVIHLLLGGSLVPALVLLGIITAVTWFRRSPSLRELNMGIFDPVSSSKR; the protein is encoded by the coding sequence ATGAAAAGAGCCACCGTCAACCGATTTCATAACAAGACTCGCCTTCCCCGTTGGCAGCGAGTGACTGTCTGGCCCCTGCAAATTGCAGCGGCAGCCTCATTTTTTATCGCAGGTTCTGCCAAGCTTGTCGGCACTGAAGATATGGTGAGGCTATTCGAAGGTATCGACTGGGGGCAGTTGACACTATTCAACGACCTCAGCTGGAGCCAGTGGTTTCGGCATCTGACCGGTTCGCTGCAAATCTTGAGTGCCATGCTATTGCTGTTCCCCGACAGGGCCTTTTGGGGCGGTCTGCTGCAGGTGCCGCTCATGGTCGGCGCTATTGTCATTCATCTCCTGCTGGGGGGCAGTCTAGTGCCTGCTTTGGTTCTGTTGGGCATCATCACTGCAGTGACCTGGTTCCGACGCTCGCCGAGTTTAAGGGAGTTAAACATGGGCATTTTTGATCCTGTCAGCAGTTCAAAGCGGTAA
- a CDS encoding tetratricopeptide repeat protein, which yields MQSPNFALHFAASSSQLLLIALVHQALTAQQPVNPSLDHCKILYIQGWQQQENGQSDAALATFQQLLIASQQLNQAALMQAALMAMQTILSELSEGRVNPAELAAIPEAVVDTAELARLLALADDFYHQNQLQPALNTYQQALREAAAAQDAVSIGICLNGIGLVHLCWQRYPRADTYFYAAANILAETAAAAGHATALHNWGIANYCRGYTATARDCFQQALDRWQAGQDPLGEALTLAYLGRTYARDREYWFALGSFEAAVDLFHEISDEVDVRGEAAALMAQIALVCEQTRHFDLAIAYYLEAYDLYQAIDAEPDVAIVLHQLGRLHERVGNVAIALHYYRQSLQIASQLSQNHERWQDIASTLPQPFKLSMLRGCAIPPAQCDEVSG from the coding sequence ATGCAATCCCCCAACTTTGCGCTTCACTTTGCCGCTTCTTCCTCCCAGCTTCTGCTTATTGCGTTAGTCCATCAGGCGCTCACGGCCCAGCAGCCGGTTAACCCAAGTTTAGACCACTGCAAAATCCTCTATATCCAGGGCTGGCAGCAGCAAGAAAACGGCCAAAGTGACGCTGCGCTAGCGACCTTTCAGCAGCTTTTGATCGCAAGCCAACAGCTCAATCAAGCTGCCCTCATGCAGGCAGCCCTGATGGCCATGCAGACTATCTTGTCTGAGTTGTCTGAGGGCAGGGTTAACCCTGCAGAGTTGGCGGCTATCCCAGAAGCGGTGGTCGATACCGCTGAGCTCGCCAGGCTATTGGCCCTCGCGGATGACTTTTATCATCAAAACCAGCTGCAGCCTGCCCTCAACACCTACCAACAGGCCCTGCGAGAGGCAGCCGCTGCTCAAGATGCCGTCAGCATTGGCATTTGCCTGAATGGTATCGGTTTGGTTCACCTATGCTGGCAGCGATATCCTCGGGCCGACACCTACTTCTATGCAGCTGCAAACATCCTAGCGGAGACGGCTGCTGCCGCTGGCCACGCAACGGCCCTCCACAACTGGGGGATAGCCAATTATTGCCGGGGGTACACTGCGACGGCCCGTGATTGCTTTCAGCAGGCTCTAGATCGCTGGCAAGCGGGTCAAGATCCCCTAGGCGAAGCCCTGACGCTGGCTTACTTGGGCCGCACCTATGCCCGCGATCGCGAGTATTGGTTTGCGCTAGGTAGCTTTGAAGCCGCCGTTGATCTGTTCCACGAAATCTCAGATGAAGTGGATGTTCGTGGTGAGGCAGCTGCATTGATGGCACAAATTGCCCTGGTGTGTGAGCAGACCCGCCACTTTGATCTGGCGATCGCCTATTACCTGGAAGCCTACGACCTGTATCAGGCGATTGATGCTGAACCTGATGTGGCGATCGTCCTCCACCAACTGGGACGACTGCATGAACGCGTTGGCAATGTGGCGATCGCCCTACATTACTATCGTCAATCTCTGCAAATAGCCAGTCAGCTCAGCCAGAACCATGAACGGTGGCAGGATATCGCCAGCACGCTGCCCCAACCCTTTAAGCTCTCTATGTTAAGGGGATGTGCAATCCCCCCGGCCCAGTGTGACGAGGTGTCTGGTTAG
- a CDS encoding DUF1349 domain-containing protein yields the protein MQWLNEPADWSSSDHRIVVNTLPKTDFWRVTHYGFIRDNGHFYFEPVNTDFTVEVEIRGNYQDLYDQAGIMIRADERHWIKTGIEYVDGVQNLSAVVTHDYSDWSVIPLASPPPSLRLRVKRQQEAVHIAYADEQANYVPLRLAYFPPRPDIQVGIMCASPQGNGYEVVFENYRLMKPSPA from the coding sequence ATGCAATGGCTAAATGAACCGGCTGATTGGTCAAGTTCCGACCATCGAATTGTGGTTAACACACTGCCAAAGACTGATTTTTGGCGGGTGACTCACTATGGCTTTATTCGCGACAATGGCCACTTCTATTTTGAGCCAGTGAATACAGATTTCACGGTAGAGGTTGAAATCCGTGGCAACTACCAGGATTTGTACGATCAAGCCGGTATTATGATTCGTGCTGATGAGCGTCACTGGATCAAAACTGGAATTGAATACGTCGATGGGGTGCAAAATTTAAGCGCTGTGGTTACCCATGACTATTCAGACTGGTCGGTCATTCCCCTTGCGTCACCCCCGCCATCCTTGCGTCTGCGAGTGAAGCGGCAGCAAGAAGCCGTCCACATTGCCTACGCAGATGAACAGGCAAACTATGTGCCGCTCAGGTTGGCGTATTTCCCCCCTAGACCAGACATTCAGGTTGGCATCATGTGTGCCTCGCCGCAAGGTAATGGCTATGAAGTGGTTTTCGAGAATTATCGACTGATGAAGCCGTCGCCAGCCTAA
- a CDS encoding GNAT family N-acetyltransferase produces MVAHFTKQDSTTEIDVTDASPPSSIKVATAAHESPAVDVIVLAFSTDPIARWAWPDPQHYVAYFPSFVEAIGGKAFTHGSAYYAEGYAGAALWLPPNIQSDDDELFDFLQHTVSEPLQKDIFTIFRAIASYHPNEPHWYLPLLGVDPYQQNRGYGSALMHHTLAQCDRDKIPAYLESTNIKSIPFYERQGFEVLGAIQVETSPPLFPMLRKPK; encoded by the coding sequence ATGGTTGCTCACTTCACAAAACAAGATTCAACGACCGAAATAGATGTCACAGACGCCTCCCCTCCATCATCTATCAAGGTCGCCACAGCAGCGCATGAATCGCCTGCTGTTGACGTCATCGTCTTAGCATTTAGTACAGACCCCATCGCCCGTTGGGCATGGCCTGATCCGCAGCATTACGTCGCCTATTTTCCCAGCTTCGTTGAGGCCATTGGGGGCAAAGCGTTTACCCACGGCAGCGCCTACTACGCTGAGGGGTATGCAGGTGCAGCCTTGTGGCTCCCCCCAAACATTCAGTCTGATGACGATGAATTGTTCGACTTCCTGCAACACACCGTATCCGAACCCCTCCAAAAGGATATTTTTACGATATTTAGAGCAATAGCAAGCTATCACCCCAATGAGCCCCATTGGTATCTCCCGCTCTTGGGGGTGGATCCTTACCAACAGAACAGAGGGTATGGGTCAGCATTAATGCACCATACCCTGGCACAGTGCGATCGCGATAAAATACCTGCCTATCTAGAATCCACAAATATCAAGAGCATTCCCTTTTATGAACGACAAGGGTTTGAGGTTCTCGGCGCCATTCAGGTAGAGACATCACCACCGCTCTTTCCCATGCTCCGCAAACCAAAATGA